A single genomic interval of Armigeres subalbatus isolate Guangzhou_Male chromosome 1, GZ_Asu_2, whole genome shotgun sequence harbors:
- the LOC134206927 gene encoding uncharacterized protein K02A2.6-like, whose protein sequence is MNVMATVLNALGLANWNACSLKSKIVVELSDFLQEKEIDAAFMTETHQKPEMHPQCLRSKYRFLRASKIENDEEKFDMLLVLGGLELQEFYDKITKYEVQQILQSGEVIVFQYESAITSLEKYFAPQLNKRFERHLFREMKQEENEPFHEFIFRLQDQAKRSDFMDPDDMVIDQVVEGCKSTELRKKLLTKELTLNDVMTLGKTIEEVQKQSKQYDKPSASTFERTLVQRVVDQRPDNRQNLETNRRCYNCNRPGHLAKDIGKCAANDAKCHGCGTKGHFKACCRRRKREESQQPSGPAPKRHSVNAILDEKATTKGVGIYNRGRKPAERNMKILFSDAFESEVKVPGDETGVWAHILVAPDGQTNILSKAISFALGVLNICYNINHVSNLSEGPETFPKVPNVTLKIQIDANIAPVVQVARRLPVSMEADVEEAIRGLLEKDIIERAQGPLSWVSPLVPIRKADGKIRLCVDMRAANRAVKRENYPMPNIDAAITSITKVTKLSKIDLEAAYYHFELDEDSRDITTFIARSGVYRFRRLMFGIKSAPELFQREMENLFRGIEGVIVYMDDVLIHGATDEEKKNIVKPKESAWQSFGQWKDSSCTFMA, encoded by the exons ATGCATCCGCAATGCCTCCGTTCAAAGTATCGATTCCTACGTGCGAGTAAGATCGAAAATGACGAAGAGAAGTTTGATATGCTACTAGTGCTTGGTGGTCTAGAACTGCAAgagttttatgacaaaattaccaAATATGAAGTTCAGCAAATTTTGCAATCAGGGGAAGTAATCGTGTTTCAGTATGAATCAGCCATAACCTCATTGGAAAAGTATTTTGCCCCGCAACTGAACAAAAGGTTTGAAAGGCATTTGTTCAGGGAAATGAAGCAGGAAGAAAACGAACCATTTCATGAGTTCATATTCAGGCTACAGGATCAAGCGAAACGTAGTGATTTCATGGACCCGGACGATATGGTAATTGATCAAGTAGTAGAGGGTTGTAAATCAACTGAGTTGCGTAAGAAACTGTTGACCAAAGAGTTAACCCTTAATGATGTCATGACACTTGGGAAGACAATTGAGGAGGTACAAAAACAATCCAAACAGTATGACAAACCCTCTGCGTCTACTTTTGAGAGAACTTTGGTGCAACGCGTCGTAGATCAACGACCGGACAATCGACAGAATCTTGAAACCAACAGACGGTGCTATAACTGCAATCGTCCTGGACACCTGGCCAAGGATATAGGAAAATGTGCAGCGAACGATGCCAAATGCCACGGCTGCGGAACGAAAGGGCATTTCAAGGCATGCTGTCGACGAAGAAAGCGAGAAGAATCTCAGCAACCATCAGGACCAGCACCGAAACGTCATTCCGTTAATGCTATACTCGACGAAAAGGCAACCACAAAAGGAGTAGGTATTTACAATCGAGGACGTAAACCAGCTGAACGAA ATATGAAAATACTCTTCAGTGACGCATTCGAATCAGAAGTTAAAGTACCAGGAGATGAAACCGGCGTTTGGGCACACATCTTGGTTGCACCAGACGGACAAACCAACATACTGAGCAAAGCTATCTCATTCGCGTTAGGTGTGTTGAATATCTGTTACAATATTAACCACGTATCCAATCTATCTGAAGGTCCAGAAACATTCCCTAAAGTTCCCAACGTGACGTTGAAAATCCAAATCGATGCGAATATCGCTCCTGTAGTTCAAGTCGCTAGGCGACTACCAGTTTCCATGGAAGCAGATGTCGAAGAAGCAATCCGTGGCTTACTGGAGAAGGACATCATAGAACGTGCACAAGGACCGTTGAGCTGGGTTTCGCCTCTGGTACCGATTCGGAAGGCGGATGGAAAAATTCGGTTGTGTGTCGACATGCGGGCAGCAAACCGTGCTGTAAAACGCGAGAATTATCCGATGCCCAACATTGACGCAGCAATAACATCGATCACGAAG gtgacaaaattgtcaaaaattgaCCTAGAGGCAGCTTACTATCATTTCGAGCTAGATGAAGACAGCCGCGATATAACCACTTTTATAGCTCGCAGTGGGGTCTATAGGTTCCGCAGATTAATGTTTGGCATTAAATCGGCTCCGGAGTTGTTCCAGAGAGAGATGGAGAACCTGTTTAGAGGAATAGAGGGTGTTATCGTGTACATGGACGATGTGTTGATTCACGGGGCCACagacgaagaaaaaaaaaatattgtcaaaCCGAAAGAGAGTGCCTGGCAATCATTTGGGCAATGGAAAGACTCTTCGTGTACCTTTATGGCATAA